A DNA window from Actinomadura coerulea contains the following coding sequences:
- a CDS encoding NADH-quinone oxidoreductase subunit NuoF family protein, with protein MTSTVTVSNIGGPRLTLGFDRFDRLDLDRHLAVHGRLRAPALDDLVRMAEQVDLRGRGGAGFPFARKLMAVAARVEHPAADRTALLPGERGDERGSSEDVVVVVNGAEGEPGSAKDKVLLGRAPHLVLDGAQIAANALGTQRIVLAVESDEAARSVRAAISERRMPARVVRLTERFISGESGAVIRAINGETPIPPGVKVRASDSGVDGFPTLLSNTETFAQLAVLVSLGPDLYASAGTEDEPGTTLLTIGGTQVVEAPLGTSLRAVLDQCEVPPSPGVLVGGYHGMWLDPVAVSRAVLSRAGMRRVGGTVGAGIILPLAQGTCPLGEVTRIASYLAAQSAGQCGPCRLGLPDVVRSLMALTEGAGTVEDVRRAAGVGRGRGACSHPDGTARFVLSAMEAFAADIDAHRWGGGCGQSTYGVLPLPVPDGTEGRVAIDWSRCDGHGLCAYLVPELIQLDRYGFPVVLGTDIPSWMEKDVQKAVAMCPALALRVVGGVPGAPSRR; from the coding sequence ATGACCTCGACCGTCACCGTCTCCAACATCGGCGGGCCGCGGCTGACGCTCGGGTTCGACCGGTTCGACCGGCTGGACCTCGACCGGCACCTGGCGGTGCACGGCAGGCTCCGCGCACCGGCACTGGACGACCTGGTGCGCATGGCCGAGCAGGTCGACCTGAGGGGACGCGGCGGGGCGGGGTTCCCGTTCGCCCGCAAGCTGATGGCGGTCGCGGCGCGGGTCGAGCACCCGGCCGCCGACCGGACCGCGCTGCTGCCCGGCGAGAGGGGCGACGAGCGCGGGTCCAGCGAGGACGTCGTCGTGGTGGTCAACGGCGCCGAGGGCGAGCCCGGCAGCGCCAAGGACAAGGTGCTGCTCGGCCGGGCCCCGCACCTGGTGCTCGACGGCGCGCAGATTGCGGCGAACGCGCTCGGCACCCAGCGGATCGTGCTGGCCGTCGAGAGCGACGAGGCCGCCCGGTCGGTGCGCGCCGCGATCAGCGAGCGGCGGATGCCGGCCCGGGTGGTGCGGCTGACCGAGCGGTTCATCTCGGGGGAGAGCGGCGCGGTGATCCGCGCGATCAACGGGGAGACGCCGATCCCGCCGGGCGTCAAGGTCCGCGCGTCCGACTCGGGGGTGGACGGCTTCCCGACCCTGCTGTCCAACACCGAGACGTTCGCGCAGCTGGCGGTGCTCGTCTCCCTCGGCCCCGACCTGTACGCCTCGGCCGGCACCGAGGACGAGCCGGGCACCACGCTGCTGACGATCGGCGGGACGCAGGTCGTGGAGGCGCCGCTCGGCACGTCGCTGCGCGCGGTGCTCGACCAGTGCGAGGTGCCGCCGTCGCCGGGGGTGCTCGTCGGCGGGTACCACGGGATGTGGCTCGACCCGGTCGCGGTGTCGCGGGCGGTGCTGTCGCGCGCCGGGATGCGGCGCGTCGGCGGGACGGTCGGCGCGGGGATCATCCTTCCGCTCGCCCAGGGGACCTGCCCGCTCGGCGAGGTGACGCGGATCGCCTCCTACCTCGCGGCCCAGTCCGCCGGGCAGTGCGGGCCGTGCAGGCTCGGGCTGCCCGACGTCGTCCGGTCCCTGATGGCGCTCACCGAGGGGGCCGGGACCGTGGAGGACGTGCGCCGCGCCGCCGGCGTCGGCCGGGGCCGCGGCGCCTGCTCCCATCCCGACGGGACGGCCAGGTTCGTCCTGTCGGCGATGGAGGCCTTCGCCGCCGACATCGACGCGCACCGGTGGGGCGGCGGGTGCGGCCAGTCGACCTACGGGGTGCTGCCGCTGCCGGTGCCGGACGGCACGGAGGGGCGGGTCGCGATCGACTGGAGCCGGTGCGACGGGCACGGCCTGTGCGCCTACCTCGTCCCGGAACTGATCCAGCTCGACCGGTACGGCTTTCCCGTCGTGCTCGGCACCGACATTCCCTCGTGGATGGAGAAGGACGTCCAGAAGGCGGTCGCGATGTGCCCCGCATTGGCGCTGCGCGTCGTCGGCGGAGTTCCCGGGGCGCCCTCGCGGCGCTGA
- a CDS encoding metallophosphoesterase family protein — MRIHVVSDVHGRADALAGAADGADALICLGDLILFIDYHDHGQGIFADLFGEDNADRFIGLRTEKRFDEAREFSRGLWASLEGDARPHIERAVNRQYAELFAAMPAPAYLTYGNVDVPRLWDAHLRDGHHVLDGQTTEIGGLRFGFVGGGLRTEYRTPYELDEEAYAAKVEAVGEVDVLCCHIPPAVPELLYDTVARRFERGSEAVLEAIHRTQPKYVLFGHVHQPLASRIRIGRTECVNVGHFRARGVPYVLTV, encoded by the coding sequence ATGAGGATCCATGTGGTGAGCGACGTCCACGGCCGCGCGGACGCGCTGGCGGGCGCTGCGGACGGTGCGGACGCGCTCATCTGCCTGGGCGATCTGATCCTGTTCATCGACTACCACGACCACGGGCAGGGGATCTTCGCCGACCTGTTCGGCGAGGACAACGCCGACCGCTTCATCGGGCTGCGCACCGAGAAGCGCTTCGACGAGGCCCGCGAGTTCTCCCGGGGACTGTGGGCCTCGCTGGAGGGGGACGCCCGGCCGCACATCGAGCGGGCGGTGAACCGCCAGTACGCCGAACTGTTCGCGGCCATGCCCGCCCCGGCGTACCTGACCTACGGCAACGTCGACGTCCCCCGGCTGTGGGACGCGCACCTGCGCGACGGCCACCACGTCCTGGACGGCCAGACCACCGAGATCGGCGGGCTGCGGTTCGGGTTCGTCGGCGGCGGCCTGCGCACCGAGTACCGCACCCCCTACGAGCTGGACGAGGAGGCCTACGCGGCCAAGGTCGAGGCGGTCGGCGAGGTGGACGTGCTGTGCTGCCACATCCCGCCCGCCGTCCCCGAGCTGCTGTACGACACGGTGGCCCGCAGGTTCGAGCGCGGCAGCGAGGCGGTCCTGGAGGCCATCCACCGCACGCAGCCGAAGTACGTGCTGTTCGGGCACGTCCATCAGCCGCTGGCGAGCCGGATCCGCATCGGCCGCACCGAATGCGTGAACGTCGGGCACTTCCGCGCGCGCGGTGTGCCCTACGTCCTGACGGTGTGA
- a CDS encoding AMP-dependent synthetase/ligase, translated as MREFSVPAMVEVPDSATLTDAPFTRAVEEPGRIVLRRRSGDAWSAVTAAEFAAEAAGVAKGLAAAGVEPGDRVCLLSRTRYEWTVLDYAIWAAGAVSVPIYETSSAEQIEWIVGDSGAKAVFAETGEHVATVEEIRDRLPGLAHVWGIDAGGVAEVTRLGADVGDDVVEERRRSRTAADIATLVYTSGTTGRPKGCEITHGNLVSTARNAVQGAIAEIAVEGSSTLLFLPLAHVFARLIEVATIEGGIVLGHSDVPSLLPDLASFRPTFLLAVPRVFEKVYNGAEQKAAADGKARIFKTAAETAVAYSRALDDGGPGLGLRARHKVFDVLVYRKLRAAVGGRVQYAVSGGAALGERLGHFFRGVGITILEGYGLTETTAPAAVNRPSAIRIGTVGPPIPGVDVRIAEDGEVLVRGVNVMRGYWNNEAATKEALEDGWFHTGDLGSLDEEGFLRITGRKKEILVTAAGKNVAPAPLEDRLRAHPLISQCLVVGDGRKFISALVTLDEEALGPWKARHGKPEAMTVDELRRDPDLVAEIEAAVADANKSVSHAEAIKKHVVLGVDFTEEAGHMTPSLKVKRNVVMKDFADEIDALYTG; from the coding sequence GTGCGCGAGTTCAGCGTCCCCGCGATGGTGGAGGTCCCCGACTCCGCCACTCTGACCGACGCGCCCTTCACCCGGGCCGTCGAAGAGCCCGGCCGGATCGTGCTGCGGCGCAGGAGCGGCGACGCGTGGAGCGCCGTCACCGCGGCGGAGTTCGCCGCCGAGGCGGCGGGGGTCGCCAAGGGCCTAGCCGCCGCCGGCGTCGAGCCCGGCGACCGCGTGTGCCTGCTGTCGCGGACCCGCTACGAGTGGACGGTCCTGGACTACGCGATCTGGGCGGCGGGCGCGGTCTCCGTCCCGATCTACGAGACGTCCTCCGCCGAGCAGATCGAGTGGATCGTCGGCGACTCCGGGGCCAAGGCCGTGTTCGCCGAGACCGGGGAGCACGTGGCGACCGTCGAGGAGATCCGCGACCGGCTCCCCGGGCTGGCGCACGTGTGGGGCATCGACGCGGGCGGGGTCGCGGAGGTCACCCGGCTCGGAGCGGACGTCGGCGACGACGTCGTCGAGGAGCGCCGCCGGTCCCGCACCGCCGCGGACATCGCCACGCTCGTCTACACCTCCGGCACCACCGGCCGCCCCAAGGGCTGCGAGATCACCCACGGGAACCTCGTGTCGACCGCCCGCAACGCCGTGCAGGGGGCGATCGCCGAGATCGCCGTCGAGGGCAGCTCCACGCTGCTGTTCCTGCCGCTGGCGCACGTGTTCGCCCGGCTGATCGAGGTCGCCACCATCGAGGGCGGCATCGTGCTCGGGCACAGCGACGTCCCGAGCCTGCTGCCGGACCTGGCCTCGTTCAGGCCGACGTTCCTGCTGGCCGTCCCCCGCGTGTTCGAGAAGGTCTACAACGGCGCCGAGCAGAAGGCCGCGGCCGACGGCAAGGCCAGGATCTTCAAGACGGCGGCCGAGACCGCGGTGGCCTACAGCCGGGCGCTCGACGACGGCGGCCCCGGTCTCGGGCTGAGGGCCCGGCACAAGGTCTTCGACGTGCTCGTGTACCGCAAGCTGCGCGCCGCGGTCGGCGGAAGGGTGCAGTACGCGGTGTCCGGCGGCGCCGCGCTCGGTGAGCGGCTCGGGCACTTCTTCCGCGGCGTCGGGATCACGATCCTGGAGGGCTACGGCCTCACCGAGACGACCGCGCCCGCCGCCGTCAACCGGCCCTCCGCCATCAGGATCGGCACGGTGGGCCCGCCGATCCCGGGCGTCGACGTGCGCATCGCCGAGGACGGCGAGGTCCTCGTGCGCGGCGTCAACGTCATGCGCGGCTACTGGAACAACGAGGCCGCCACCAAGGAGGCCCTGGAGGACGGCTGGTTCCACACCGGCGACCTCGGCTCGCTCGACGAGGAGGGCTTCCTGCGGATCACCGGCCGCAAGAAGGAGATCCTGGTCACCGCGGCGGGCAAGAACGTGGCGCCCGCCCCGCTGGAGGACCGGCTCCGCGCGCACCCGCTGATCAGCCAGTGCCTCGTCGTCGGCGACGGCCGCAAGTTCATCAGCGCCCTGGTCACCCTGGACGAGGAGGCGCTCGGGCCGTGGAAGGCCCGGCACGGCAAGCCCGAGGCGATGACGGTGGACGAGCTGCGCCGCGACCCCGACCTCGTCGCCGAGATCGAGGCCGCGGTCGCCGACGCCAACAAGTCGGTCAGCCACGCCGAGGCGATCAAGAAGCACGTCGTCCTCGGCGTCGACTTCACCGAGGAGGCCGGCCACATGACGCCGAGCCTCAAGGTGAAGCGCAACGTCGTGATGAAGGACTTCGCCGACGAGATCGACGCCCTCTACACCGGCTGA
- a CDS encoding SRPBCC family protein — MADRTSSSVTVKAGKAEIMAVIADLEAYPEWASGIREFTVQETGEDGRAARARLTFDGGPFSDTVGLAYTWEGDDRVTWELVEPGTVVTGLHGAYGLVEEGGATEVTYELAVDVRIPMIGMVRRKGEKRIIDSALKGLKRHVEG, encoded by the coding sequence ATGGCGGACCGCACGAGTTCCTCCGTCACGGTCAAGGCCGGGAAGGCCGAGATCATGGCGGTGATCGCCGATCTCGAGGCGTACCCGGAGTGGGCGAGCGGCATCCGCGAGTTCACCGTGCAGGAGACGGGCGAGGACGGCCGGGCCGCCCGCGCCCGTCTCACGTTCGACGGCGGCCCGTTCAGCGACACCGTCGGGCTCGCCTACACCTGGGAGGGCGACGACCGGGTGACGTGGGAGCTGGTGGAGCCGGGCACGGTCGTCACCGGGCTGCACGGCGCCTACGGCCTGGTGGAGGAGGGCGGCGCCACCGAGGTGACCTACGAGCTGGCGGTGGACGTCCGCATCCCCATGATCGGGATGGTGCGGCGCAAGGGCGAGAAGCGGATCATCGACTC
- a CDS encoding DUF4142 domain-containing protein, translating to MAGKRTLPRLGKGRLLLVLAAAAAAVAAFAVVMSPVGTPASGAANLGGTVNTRWGRLSTLDRQLLVKVRQAGLWEMPAGQQAAQRASSPRVKEVGEIIMRQHMQLDADTRAEAQKLGVLLPNEPNGSQKSWLREMSGKYGADYDKTFVLRLRAAHGQVFTVIAKVRAATENTEIRAFAERCLKFVNTHMSLLESTGLVPRRALH from the coding sequence ATGGCCGGAAAGCGCACGCTCCCGCGCCTCGGCAAGGGACGCCTGCTGCTGGTGCTGGCGGCCGCGGCCGCCGCCGTGGCGGCCTTCGCGGTCGTCATGAGCCCGGTCGGCACGCCCGCGAGCGGCGCGGCGAACCTCGGCGGCACCGTGAACACCCGCTGGGGCCGGCTCAGCACCCTGGACCGGCAGCTCCTGGTCAAGGTCCGGCAGGCCGGCCTCTGGGAGATGCCCGCGGGGCAGCAGGCCGCGCAGCGCGCGTCCAGCCCCCGGGTGAAGGAGGTCGGCGAGATCATCATGCGCCAGCACATGCAGCTGGACGCCGACACCCGCGCCGAGGCGCAGAAACTGGGCGTGCTCCTTCCCAACGAGCCCAACGGCAGCCAGAAGAGCTGGCTGCGGGAGATGTCGGGAAAGTACGGCGCCGACTATGACAAGACGTTCGTGCTGCGGTTGCGTGCCGCCCACGGGCAGGTCTTCACCGTCATCGCCAAGGTGCGCGCCGCGACCGAGAACACCGAGATCCGCGCGTTCGCCGAACGGTGCCTGAAATTCGTCAACACGCACATGTCGCTGCTGGAGAGCACGGGCCTGGTTCCCAGGCGCGCTCTGCACTGA
- a CDS encoding DUF1996 domain-containing protein gives MGRKKKAFAALIPALTLVATVYQGIPAAAADPTAQPADPTAQPTDPQGGQQNGGQMGDGGQMGDGGQMGDGGPIDGGQTTPPADPQGGQQPGGGQNGGGQNGGQAPANPSLRADQFVDIRKAPRVRQPRRGRQASTGVFASNCGVNKGQAHSNPDNVLAAPGVVNGAHHIHDYVGNLDTNAFSTDETFAAAGTTCTNGDKSAYFWPVIRLRDGQDTSDRAQQSQADGNVGGIVTPSSVKIQYLGNPRAKVTAMPRFIRVATGDAKAVTNGLKNAHASWTCSGFESRAFTDKYPLCPKGSKVERVLNFPSCWDGQNTDSANHRDHIRFADPRTGQCPQGTKAVPQLRMTLAYNLPAKPLAFALDSFPESGHDPVTDHGDLINVMDDRLMAKAVRAINGSRAGTRIKRRR, from the coding sequence ATGGGACGAAAGAAGAAAGCCTTCGCCGCGTTGATCCCGGCGCTGACCCTGGTCGCGACGGTCTACCAGGGAATCCCTGCCGCGGCGGCGGACCCGACCGCCCAGCCGGCGGACCCGACCGCCCAGCCGACCGACCCTCAGGGCGGTCAGCAGAACGGCGGCCAGATGGGTGACGGCGGTCAGATGGGCGATGGCGGTCAGATGGGTGACGGCGGCCCGATCGACGGCGGCCAGACGACTCCGCCCGCCGACCCGCAGGGCGGCCAGCAGCCCGGCGGCGGGCAGAACGGCGGCGGGCAGAACGGTGGGCAGGCTCCGGCGAATCCGAGCCTGCGCGCCGACCAGTTCGTCGACATCCGCAAGGCGCCGCGCGTGCGGCAGCCCCGCCGCGGCCGCCAGGCCTCGACCGGCGTGTTCGCGTCCAACTGCGGTGTGAACAAGGGGCAGGCCCACAGCAACCCCGACAACGTGCTCGCGGCCCCGGGCGTCGTGAACGGCGCGCACCACATCCACGACTACGTCGGCAACCTCGACACGAACGCGTTCTCCACCGACGAGACCTTCGCGGCCGCCGGGACGACGTGCACCAACGGCGACAAGTCCGCCTACTTCTGGCCGGTGATCCGGCTCCGCGACGGCCAGGACACCTCGGACCGGGCGCAGCAGAGCCAGGCGGACGGCAACGTCGGCGGCATCGTCACCCCGTCGAGCGTCAAGATCCAGTACCTCGGCAACCCGCGCGCCAAGGTGACCGCGATGCCGCGCTTCATCCGCGTGGCCACCGGTGACGCCAAGGCCGTGACGAACGGCCTGAAGAACGCGCACGCGAGCTGGACGTGCAGCGGCTTCGAGAGCCGGGCGTTCACCGACAAGTACCCGCTGTGCCCGAAGGGCAGCAAGGTGGAGCGCGTGCTGAACTTCCCGAGCTGCTGGGACGGCCAGAACACCGACAGCGCCAACCACCGCGACCACATCCGGTTCGCGGACCCGCGGACGGGGCAGTGCCCGCAGGGCACGAAGGCCGTGCCGCAGCTGCGGATGACCCTGGCCTACAACCTGCCGGCCAAGCCGCTGGCGTTCGCGCTGGACAGCTTCCCCGAGTCGGGCCACGACCCGGTGACCGACCACGGCGACCTCATCAACGTGATGGACGACCGGCTGATGGCGAAGGCGGTCAGGGCGATCAACGGCTCCAGGGCCGGGACGCGGATCAAGCGCCGCCGCTGA
- a CDS encoding NAD(P)H-binding protein, with amino-acid sequence MNIVIAGGHGQIALRLSRLLAARGDTVLSIIRNTGHAGDVREAGAGPVVCDLESATADEVADHLTGADAVVFAAGAGPGSGVARKDTVDRGAAVLAADAAERAGVRGFVQISAMGAGEPPAPGRDEVWGAYIRAKGEAEDDLRRRDALDWLILRPGRLTDDPPTGLVALAEPPIGHGAVTRDDVAAVIAALLDAGDVRRLTLDLLNGSTPIGDAVAALRSAPGG; translated from the coding sequence ATGAACATCGTGATCGCGGGCGGGCACGGGCAGATCGCGCTGCGGCTGTCCCGGCTGCTGGCCGCACGGGGGGACACCGTGCTGAGCATCATCCGCAATACCGGCCACGCCGGGGACGTCCGGGAGGCGGGCGCCGGACCGGTCGTGTGCGACCTGGAGTCGGCGACCGCCGACGAGGTCGCCGACCACCTGACCGGCGCGGACGCCGTCGTGTTCGCCGCCGGGGCGGGCCCGGGCAGCGGCGTGGCGCGCAAGGACACCGTCGACCGCGGCGCCGCGGTGCTGGCGGCGGACGCGGCCGAGCGCGCGGGCGTCCGCGGCTTCGTGCAGATCTCCGCGATGGGCGCCGGCGAGCCGCCCGCGCCGGGGCGCGACGAGGTCTGGGGGGCCTACATCAGGGCCAAGGGCGAGGCCGAGGACGACCTGCGGCGCCGCGACGCCCTGGACTGGCTGATCCTGCGGCCGGGCCGCCTCACCGACGACCCGCCCACCGGCCTGGTGGCGCTGGCCGAGCCGCCGATCGGGCACGGCGCGGTCACCCGCGACGACGTGGCGGCGGTCATCGCGGCGCTGCTGGACGCCGGCGACGTCCGCCGCCTCACGCTGGACCTGCTCAACGGCTCCACCCCGATCGGGGACGCCGTCGCCGCCCTGCGCTCCGCGCCCGGCGGCTGA
- a CDS encoding copper homeostasis protein CutC, protein MSLLEVIALTVEDARAAQEGGADRIEVVADMAADGLTPDPDLVAAIRADTSVPMRVMLRANAGFRTTGAELDRLRRAAAGLADAGADGFVLGFLDSSGHVDAGATGKLAADTDPLPWTFHRALDHAADPAQAWGVVRAFGGRLDTVLTAGSSRGVDAGVDVLVRRAAEDPAAAEMIMAGGGLRRKHVAVLAAAGVTAFHVGTAVRPDGDWDAPVDPVLVREWRTLVAAAAG, encoded by the coding sequence ATGTCGCTGCTCGAAGTGATCGCGCTGACCGTGGAGGACGCGCGCGCGGCGCAGGAGGGCGGCGCCGACCGCATCGAGGTCGTCGCCGACATGGCCGCGGACGGGCTCACCCCCGACCCCGACCTCGTCGCGGCGATCCGGGCGGACACGTCCGTGCCGATGCGGGTGATGCTGCGCGCCAACGCGGGGTTCCGCACCACCGGGGCCGAGCTCGACCGGCTGCGGCGCGCCGCGGCCGGCCTCGCCGACGCGGGCGCCGACGGGTTCGTGCTCGGCTTCCTCGACTCCTCGGGGCACGTCGACGCGGGCGCCACCGGCAAGCTCGCCGCCGACACCGACCCGCTGCCCTGGACCTTCCACCGGGCGCTGGACCACGCCGCCGACCCCGCCCAGGCGTGGGGCGTCGTCCGCGCCTTCGGCGGCCGCCTGGACACGGTGCTGACGGCGGGCTCGTCCCGCGGCGTGGACGCCGGGGTCGACGTCCTCGTGCGGCGCGCGGCCGAGGACCCCGCCGCGGCCGAGATGATCATGGCCGGGGGCGGGCTGCGCCGCAAGCACGTCGCCGTGCTCGCCGCCGCGGGCGTCACCGCCTTCCACGTGGGCACGGCCGTGCGTCCCGACGGCGACTGGGACGCGCCGGTGGACCCCGTCCTCGTGCGCGAGTGGCGCACCCTCGTGGCGGCCGCCGCCGGCTGA